The Bacteroidia bacterium sequence AAGGAGGCAGATGAGATTTCTCTAACCTAATTTTAAAAAATCCTTAACCAAGGTTTCAGCCTGCTCCAAGGCATGCTCCAACTGATCGTTTAAAATAACCTTGTCAAACTTATTAAAGTAGGCCATTTCATGCTCGGCTTTATTAATTCTCTTTTGCAAACTCTCTTCCGATTCAGTGGATCGCTCTCTCAGCCGCTTTTCTAAGGCATCTACCGTTGGAGGCATAACGAAAATGCCCAAAGCATCTTCACCAAAGTACTTCTTAATATTTAAACCACCGGTTACATCCACATCAAAAATTGGATGATTTCCACGTTTAACGATACGTTCAATTTCAGATTTCAAGGTCCCATAAAAATTACCTTCATAAACTTCCTCCCACTCCAAAAACTCATTGTTGGCAACCCGTTTCTTAAATTCATCTATTCCTAAAAAATAATAGTCTTTTCCATCTACCTCATTGAAACGAGCAGCACGGCTGGCTGCTGAAATGGAAAACTCGAACCTAAATTCGGGTTTTGATAGCAAGTGTTTTACGATGGTAGTTTTACCTGCACCTGATGGTGCCGAAAATATTACTGCTTTTGCTTTCACCCCGCAAAAGTAATCCGACATGCTTACTATCAATCATTATCCTTTAAAATGTTTAAACAAACTTTCTTTTCTCTGAATACATTTGCCCAATGCGAATCTATCCAATTTTCTTGCTGCTATTTGCCTTAATTGGTCTCCATATTCAAGCTCAAAAGGTAGTTCATACCTTGTTCCTGATTGGCGATGCCGGTAAAGATATCAAACCCGGTCCTACCCTGCAAATGCTTGAAACGGAATTAAACTTGGTTGAAAATGGAACAGTGGTTTTCATGGGTGACAATATTTATCCAATGGGAATGGTAGATGAATTGGCTAAACTTAGAATGCTTTCCCAGCTTAGATGTGTAAAAAATTTCAAAGGAAATGTGGTAGTAGTGCCAGGTAACCACGACTGGAAAGAAGGATTATGGGATGGGCAACAAGTTTTAAAAGCCGAACAAGAATTTGTAGAAAAATACCTGAAAGACAGTTCTTTAAATGCAAATAAGGATCAACATACTTTTCTTCCACTCAATGGCTTCCCCGGACCTGAATCCATGCTAATTGGACCAAAACTGAGAATGGTATTTATTGATACCCAATGGTGGTTGCAAAGTCAATTTTTTCATTCTACTCCTAAATTCCCAGGAATGAATCGAAAACAAACCTCCCAAGCCTTTTTTCAGCGCCTTGATAGCCTCTTAAAAGCATCCAAAGCAAATGGAGAGCAAATAATTGTTTCTGCCCACCATCCACTCTTTAGTATGGGGCACCATGGCCGTCCTAAACAACCACTGCGATTTTTAGTTAATTGGACTCCCTTCCAAATTTTTGGACTTTTAGGTTTAAATCGAATGCTAGTTCAAGATATTCCACAACCCCGGTACAAACGTCTTAAAAAGAAATTCCTAGCACTTTTTGATTCCTACGAGAACTTGATTTACACCTCCGGTCATGACCACAATTTACAGTACTTTAAACACGGTCCAAACCATTACCTGGTGAGCGGTGCAGGAAGCAAACTAAACAAAATTGAACACCATAGCACAGAAGCTAAATTCCTAAATGGAATGGAAAATGGTTTTATGAAGTTGGAATTTCTCGACAATGGCCATGTGGTATTGAAAGTATGGGGAGTGAAGTCTGGTTGGAACCTATACCAAACTACCTTGTTTTAATCATGAAATCAAATTGGCTTGGAAATATTCCTTTTGAGCACAGGCACTTTGTAAAGCCAAAATCAGAACTTGAAGTAGCTTCTATCGTTGCCAAGGCTTACCAACTTGGAGAAAAAGTTAGGGTGGTAGGTGCAGGACATTCCTGGACTCCTGCCTGCGTTTCCAAGGATTATTTGCTTAACCTTGATGAACTATCCGGTGTGTATTCAATTGATTCGGATAAGCTGGTGGCAAGAGTTGGAGCAGGATCAAGACTAAAACACCTTAACCACGAATTTTGGAACCGGGGCTTTGCCCTTACCAATTTAGGTTCCATTGCAGAACAAAGCATTGCAGGAGCCACCTCCACTGCTACCCATGGCTCAGGTATTCGGTTTGGCAACCTTTCCTCAGCCATTGTTTCTGTAAAATTGGTGGATGGGAAAGGACAAGTGAAATTTTTCTCCAAAGATAAAAACCCAGAAATTTTCGCTGCTTTTCCGGTGGCTTTTGGGTGTTTGGGTATTTTAACCGAAATTGAATTAAAAATTAGCCCTCGTTATTACCTTCAAGAACATAGAAGACCCATGGATTTTGATTCTGCATTGAAACAACTTCCGCAATTAATGGAACAATGCGACCATTTAAAACTATGGTGGTTCCCTTTCAATAAAACACTTCAAACCTATTCTATTACCCGCCATAATCAACCGGTTCCTTCACCAAAATCATTTAACCTTCTTCGGGAGGATTCATCCTTTGCACAAGGAGTATTTAATTTGCTTTTAAAAATTGGCAATAATCGCAGCCTGGTGCCAAGCATTAATCGTTTTATTACTTCCGTACAATTCAAAAACGAAACCAATGTGGGAAGAAATTTCGATGTATTTAATATGGTTATGCCTCCCAAGCATCACGAAAGCGAATATGCTATCCCGGTGGAGTTTACCTTACCTGCCCTAAACGAATTAAGAGAGCTTATACATAGCAAAAAACATCCGGTAAATTTTATTACCGAAGTTAGGTTTGTTAAAGCCGATGATAATTGGTTGAGTCCGGCTTATGGCAAAGATGTATGCTATATTGGCGGTTATATGTCCGGAGACCAAGGATGGCCCGAATTTTTGTCCGATTATGAGGATCTTATGTTAAAGTACCAAGGCCGACCGCATTGGGGAAAAGAATTTACCCCCGAGAAACAGAATTTCCCTCTCTCCTACCCTCGCTGGCAGGATTTTTTGGCCATTAAACGAGAGTTAGACCCTACGAATACCTTTTCGAATTCCTGGACGGATAGATTATTTTCTTAGTTTCTTTTTTTATTTGGCCTGCCCATTAGCAAAAAAAAATCACATTTTCCCCAGGTAAGCAAGATGCACGGCACTGCCCGACCTAAACCAAAGCCGGCATAAAAGCTCCTAATATTCAGCCAACATAGTATTTTAATTTTAGGCATACCTATCACTAACACCTTAAAATACAGCGAATTAAATCTCTGACTTAAGTTTTCATTTGCCAGTCCTGATAATGGAATAGTTTAAACCAACTACGGTTTATCAACTCTTGCTTTTCAAGTAAATTCCAGCATGAACCTGATAAAATACTGAACTAATGATGGCAACAACTTGAAAATAAAACACCCATTGAAAATTTCAAATGAGCCACAAAGAAAACCTTAACCGATGCAATGAAATGCCAAATCAAAATGCACAGGGAATGGAAGCTTCAACTACATTTGCGAAAATAGCTACCCAACGTGAATTTAGAAAACACCTATTTTACTGAAGAGCATCGTTTATTCCGGTCTTCGTTACGCACATTTTTAGAAAAAGAGGTTCTTCCCCAAGTAAATCAATGGGAAGAAAATGGTGAAGTCCCAAGGGAAATATACAAAAAAATGGGCGAAATGGGATATTTTGGAATCGGATATCCAACCGAATACGGGGGAAGTGGATTAGATTTTTTCTTCGATGTAATAGTATTGGAAGAATTGGCCAAAGTGAATTCCGGAGGATTTGGTGCGGCCATAGGTGCACATATCTTACTTACCCTTCCTCACCTATTTAAAGTAGGCAGTAATTACTTAAAGGAAAAGTACTTGAAACCAGCCATCCAAGGTCAATTAATTGGAGCCTTGGGCATAACCGAACCGCATGCAGGAAGTGATGTGGCCGGAATATTAACCTCAGCAACCGAAACGCCGGGTGGTTACCTGATTAATGGTTCCAAAATGTTCATAACTAATGGTGTTAATTGCGACTACTATATTTTAGCTGCAAAAACCAATATTCACGCTGGAGCTGCCGGTATAAGTTTATTTGTTGTTGATGCTCCTGCAACAGGAATTTCAAGAACTAAGCTAAACAAACTTGGTTGGAGGGCTTCCGATACCGGTGAAATTGGTTTTGACCAGGTTTTTGTGCCGGAACAAAATCTCTTAGGAAGTTTAAATCAAGGCTTTTTGTATATCATGCAACGATTTGAATTGGAGCGATTAAGTTTAGCCATTTCAAGCAATGCTTTATGCGAAGATGCCTTGGAAAAATCCTTACAATATTTGAATGAACGACAAGCATTTGGCAGAAAACTAAATCGATTTCAAGAAC is a genomic window containing:
- a CDS encoding acyl-CoA dehydrogenase family protein, with translation MNLENTYFTEEHRLFRSSLRTFLEKEVLPQVNQWEENGEVPREIYKKMGEMGYFGIGYPTEYGGSGLDFFFDVIVLEELAKVNSGGFGAAIGAHILLTLPHLFKVGSNYLKEKYLKPAIQGQLIGALGITEPHAGSDVAGILTSATETPGGYLINGSKMFITNGVNCDYYILAAKTNIHAGAAGISLFVVDAPATGISRTKLNKLGWRASDTGEIGFDQVFVPEQNLLGSLNQGFLYIMQRFELERLSLAISSNALCEDALEKSLQYLNERQAFGRKLNRFQELRHRIAQLSSELEMSKVFTYQVCTMYNQGQYAVKQAAMAKLLATELADKCTYQCLQFFGGYGYMEEYPLARMWRDARLGTIGGGSSEIMRDIIAKMVIEKLEYKV
- the gmk gene encoding guanylate kinase; its protein translation is MSDYFCGVKAKAVIFSAPSGAGKTTIVKHLLSKPEFRFEFSISAASRAARFNEVDGKDYYFLGIDEFKKRVANNEFLEWEEVYEGNFYGTLKSEIERIVKRGNHPIFDVDVTGGLNIKKYFGEDALGIFVMPPTVDALEKRLRERSTESEESLQKRINKAEHEMAYFNKFDKVILNDQLEHALEQAETLVKDFLKLG
- a CDS encoding FAD-binding protein yields the protein MKSNWLGNIPFEHRHFVKPKSELEVASIVAKAYQLGEKVRVVGAGHSWTPACVSKDYLLNLDELSGVYSIDSDKLVARVGAGSRLKHLNHEFWNRGFALTNLGSIAEQSIAGATSTATHGSGIRFGNLSSAIVSVKLVDGKGQVKFFSKDKNPEIFAAFPVAFGCLGILTEIELKISPRYYLQEHRRPMDFDSALKQLPQLMEQCDHLKLWWFPFNKTLQTYSITRHNQPVPSPKSFNLLREDSSFAQGVFNLLLKIGNNRSLVPSINRFITSVQFKNETNVGRNFDVFNMVMPPKHHESEYAIPVEFTLPALNELRELIHSKKHPVNFITEVRFVKADDNWLSPAYGKDVCYIGGYMSGDQGWPEFLSDYEDLMLKYQGRPHWGKEFTPEKQNFPLSYPRWQDFLAIKRELDPTNTFSNSWTDRLFS
- a CDS encoding metallophosphoesterase codes for the protein MRIYPIFLLLFALIGLHIQAQKVVHTLFLIGDAGKDIKPGPTLQMLETELNLVENGTVVFMGDNIYPMGMVDELAKLRMLSQLRCVKNFKGNVVVVPGNHDWKEGLWDGQQVLKAEQEFVEKYLKDSSLNANKDQHTFLPLNGFPGPESMLIGPKLRMVFIDTQWWLQSQFFHSTPKFPGMNRKQTSQAFFQRLDSLLKASKANGEQIIVSAHHPLFSMGHHGRPKQPLRFLVNWTPFQIFGLLGLNRMLVQDIPQPRYKRLKKKFLALFDSYENLIYTSGHDHNLQYFKHGPNHYLVSGAGSKLNKIEHHSTEAKFLNGMENGFMKLEFLDNGHVVLKVWGVKSGWNLYQTTLF